A DNA window from Paenibacillus andongensis contains the following coding sequences:
- a CDS encoding sensor histidine kinase, with protein MKRFFRLRDSSIFKKMLAAFMVVLLPLMAITWLINEKGAESIRKEISQSTLNTTGYYLDSLEKEADRIVRYLPKYVTDDDLIELAATGNELSYYERAEKILGIQKRLVLMKDSSPFIQEAKAYVPSIDRTLLSIQYDTSIDRQEYAAMQPKNRSYEEPFIYWNDRLFISMQYPANTRREPLFVVGVELSARKIKESLAQIGSSLDGRSILLSVDRGWHIQSDDDPALLETVEAFIKVKQAEGKKEGYETVRYGGKSYLSVFKYSPLWNSYSISLIPEANVLGPIQTYRVWFWWACVLAVVVGLFFSYSLFRLIYKPLMRLVHSFRHVQQNRLMPITIDRGHDEFGYLYQAFNDTIRSLRTLIEENYEQQIRNQRSELKRLQSQINPHFLYNCFFVLCRLIKSERQKDKAYQFCLYIGEYFHFITRDGEDEIPLALEVKHSRTYVDMQTVCYGDRIQVRFDSDVPEFSVPRLVLQPIIENAYKHALGNMRTEGELWVHSEENEDSLSFYVEDNGSAVTDEEIDRLNTRLQLSEGRLEETTGLVNVHRRIQLRYGAEYGITMARSTLGGLKVKIHFGRS; from the coding sequence ATGAAACGCTTTTTCCGACTGAGAGATTCTTCCATATTTAAAAAAATGTTGGCTGCCTTCATGGTGGTTCTGCTGCCGCTTATGGCCATTACATGGTTGATCAACGAGAAAGGCGCGGAAAGCATCCGCAAGGAAATATCTCAGTCGACACTGAATACGACAGGGTATTACCTGGACTCGCTCGAAAAGGAGGCGGACCGGATTGTGCGATATTTGCCCAAATACGTGACGGACGACGATTTGATCGAATTAGCTGCCACCGGTAATGAGTTGTCTTACTACGAACGGGCGGAGAAAATACTGGGTATTCAGAAGCGGCTTGTATTGATGAAGGACTCCAGCCCGTTTATTCAAGAAGCGAAAGCGTATGTTCCTTCCATCGATCGAACGCTGCTGAGCATCCAATACGACACGTCGATCGACAGGCAGGAATACGCGGCCATGCAGCCGAAAAACAGATCATATGAGGAACCGTTCATTTATTGGAACGATCGGCTGTTCATCTCCATGCAGTACCCGGCAAATACGCGGCGTGAGCCGCTTTTCGTCGTCGGGGTCGAGTTGTCTGCCCGCAAAATCAAGGAATCGCTAGCTCAAATCGGCAGCTCGCTCGATGGCCGGAGCATCCTCCTGAGCGTGGACCGTGGCTGGCATATCCAAAGCGACGACGATCCGGCGCTGCTCGAGACGGTCGAGGCTTTTATCAAGGTTAAACAGGCAGAAGGTAAGAAAGAAGGCTACGAAACGGTCCGATATGGGGGAAAAAGCTATCTGTCGGTGTTTAAGTATTCTCCGCTCTGGAATTCGTATTCGATAAGCTTGATTCCCGAAGCGAATGTGCTCGGTCCGATTCAAACCTACCGCGTATGGTTTTGGTGGGCTTGCGTGCTTGCCGTTGTTGTCGGCCTATTTTTCTCATATTCACTGTTCAGGCTGATTTATAAACCGCTCATGCGGCTTGTTCATTCGTTCCGGCACGTTCAGCAAAACCGGCTGATGCCGATCACTATCGACCGCGGGCATGACGAATTCGGGTATTTGTACCAGGCGTTTAATGATACGATTCGGTCGCTTAGAACATTGATCGAAGAAAACTACGAGCAGCAAATCCGTAACCAGCGGTCGGAGCTGAAGCGTCTGCAATCACAAATCAATCCGCATTTCTTATACAACTGCTTCTTTGTCTTGTGTCGGTTGATCAAATCCGAACGCCAGAAGGACAAAGCGTACCAGTTCTGCTTGTACATCGGTGAATATTTTCATTTCATTACGAGGGACGGCGAGGACGAAATCCCGCTAGCACTGGAAGTGAAGCATTCCCGCACGTATGTAGATATGCAGACAGTCTGTTACGGGGATCGCATCCAAGTGAGGTTTGACAGCGATGTACCCGAGTTTTCCGTTCCTCGCTTAGTGCTGCAGCCGATCATCGAGAACGCTTACAAGCATGCGCTTGGCAACATGCGGACCGAGGGCGAACTTTGGGTGCACAGCGAAGAAAACGAAGACAGTCTCTCTTTCTATGTCGAGGATAACGGGAGCGCCGTAACGGATGAAGAGATTGACAGGTTGAACACCCGTTTGCAGTTGTCCGAGGGCCGACTCGAAGAGACGACAGGTCTTGTCAACGTTCATCGCAGAATCCAGCTTCGCTACGGAGCCGAATATGGCATCACGATGGCGCGTTCCACATTAGGTGGATTGAAAGTGAAGATTCACTTCGGTAGGAGTTAA
- a CDS encoding ROK family protein, producing MNAIGIDIGGTSIKGIVINDQGQIWKQVKIATTAELGREHILSNMRSVIEDLLASQKDVAGIGIGTAGRVNADTGDIVYATNNLPGWQGMNMKPLLESEYGHSVVIDNDANTALIGEAWLGAGKPYRDLTMLTLGTGVGGANMVRGELIRGAQWNGGEWGHVVLVPRGRLCNCGQYGCMEQYVSGTAFVAAAREVTQIPYATGVEVLQDFNNGHPQLVGMVDRFLDDLVIVIYNIHLSLNPQAIIIGGGLVDSRDYWWGLLTTKVKQLQLDIEVKPAELGNLAGAIGAAKRVFSSLEG from the coding sequence ATGAATGCGATTGGTATCGATATCGGCGGTACTTCGATTAAAGGAATCGTCATCAACGACCAAGGTCAAATATGGAAGCAAGTCAAGATTGCGACTACTGCTGAGCTGGGAAGAGAGCATATACTAAGCAACATGAGATCCGTCATTGAAGATCTTCTTGCTTCGCAGAAGGATGTGGCCGGCATCGGCATCGGTACGGCCGGGAGAGTCAATGCGGATACCGGAGATATCGTATATGCGACTAATAATTTGCCAGGCTGGCAGGGTATGAATATGAAACCGCTGCTTGAGTCTGAATATGGCCACTCTGTCGTCATTGATAACGATGCGAATACGGCATTGATCGGTGAAGCGTGGCTTGGTGCTGGCAAACCCTATCGCGATTTGACCATGTTAACGCTAGGCACCGGGGTTGGAGGAGCCAATATGGTGCGCGGTGAGCTTATCCGTGGGGCGCAATGGAATGGCGGCGAATGGGGGCATGTTGTTCTAGTCCCGCGAGGGCGTCTTTGCAATTGTGGTCAATACGGATGTATGGAGCAGTATGTATCTGGTACTGCTTTTGTAGCAGCTGCGCGAGAGGTCACCCAAATTCCATATGCGACGGGCGTGGAGGTACTGCAAGATTTTAATAACGGGCACCCTCAGCTCGTAGGCATGGTCGATCGGTTTTTGGATGATTTGGTGATCGTCATCTATAACATTCATCTTAGCCTGAATCCGCAAGCAATTATCATTGGTGGGGGTCTTGTCGATTCCCGGGATTACTGGTGGGGGCTGCTCACGACCAAAGTGAAGCAGTTACAGCTCGACATCGAGGTAAAACCGGCGGAACTTGGCAATCTGGCAGGGGCGATAGGAGCAGCTAAACGGGTGTTTTCTTCCTTGGAAGGATAA
- a CDS encoding response regulator transcription factor, translated as MYRLLIVDDLPIIVDGLIELFEQTDDLDLDILKAYSGEEALEVLQNNQVDIVISDIKMPGLEGIELLQEIKAQWPACKVIFLTGYNDFHYVQSAVQYGSFEYILKIESDEKIIRSVKRAIEKFEEEYDQLRMFERANNRMRLALPSLQKDYISGLLQGKSVTRSQLEIHFKDIEMPLRADMPIFLLLGRVDDWRDMITAPDKALLIYAVQNVTEEFLSPYVRSYSYVYDQSKIVWFIQPLGMNNAPTQEVSSDLLWKQTSTYVSGMLEKIQLTCKKLLQLPVSFILSSEHTAWSGVFERFHSLKYGFVYGMGLSSEVILTDSDIRRAEEGTAVDKQTDFFHYTRVQLLTKSLENCHREEFYKLYLELTQIWGEENSPYERKKELYHSMAAIFLAYINKSSQMRAYLNEVHDLAPLFQYGDNDSWLSLRQYFMQTADCLFSWNAAQGAMLPAEVVQKAHRFIEAHISTDISLNAIADHVGLNPSYFSRLYKQMTGIGLSDYIIDYRNLKAKEMLMSSAMKVNEIAAALGYNSALAFIRFFKKQNDTTPQEFRMLRLKV; from the coding sequence ATGTACCGATTGCTTATCGTCGACGATCTTCCGATCATCGTGGACGGCCTGATTGAGCTTTTTGAACAAACGGATGATCTGGACCTCGACATCCTGAAGGCTTATTCCGGCGAGGAGGCGTTGGAGGTACTTCAGAACAACCAGGTCGATATTGTCATTTCCGACATTAAAATGCCCGGTCTTGAAGGGATCGAGCTGCTGCAGGAAATTAAAGCCCAATGGCCGGCTTGTAAAGTCATTTTTCTAACCGGCTATAACGATTTCCATTATGTGCAGAGCGCCGTCCAATACGGCAGCTTCGAATATATACTGAAGATCGAAAGCGATGAGAAAATCATCCGTTCTGTTAAGAGGGCGATCGAGAAGTTCGAAGAGGAATACGATCAGCTGCGAATGTTTGAAAGAGCGAACAACCGGATGAGGCTGGCGCTGCCATCGCTGCAGAAAGATTATATTTCTGGACTTCTTCAGGGCAAATCTGTAACGAGAAGCCAATTGGAGATCCATTTTAAAGATATCGAGATGCCGCTGCGGGCGGACATGCCGATTTTTTTGCTGCTTGGACGTGTCGATGACTGGAGGGACATGATAACGGCTCCGGATAAAGCGCTGCTTATTTACGCCGTGCAAAATGTTACTGAGGAGTTTTTGTCGCCATACGTGCGCAGTTATTCCTATGTGTACGACCAGTCCAAAATCGTTTGGTTCATCCAACCGTTAGGTATGAACAATGCGCCAACGCAAGAGGTTTCATCCGATTTACTGTGGAAACAAACATCCACGTATGTAAGCGGCATGCTCGAGAAGATTCAGCTGACGTGTAAGAAGCTGCTGCAGCTGCCAGTCTCATTTATTCTAAGCAGCGAGCATACGGCATGGAGCGGTGTTTTCGAAAGGTTCCATAGTTTGAAATATGGATTCGTATATGGAATGGGATTGTCCAGCGAGGTTATTTTGACCGATTCCGACATCAGACGGGCAGAGGAAGGCACGGCAGTAGATAAGCAGACCGATTTTTTTCATTATACCCGTGTGCAGCTTCTCACCAAGTCCCTGGAAAATTGCCACCGTGAAGAATTTTACAAACTTTACCTGGAATTGACGCAGATTTGGGGCGAGGAAAACAGCCCGTACGAGAGGAAAAAGGAGCTCTATCACTCCATGGCCGCCATATTTCTGGCATACATCAATAAAAGCTCACAGATGCGCGCATATTTGAATGAGGTCCATGATTTGGCTCCACTGTTCCAGTACGGCGACAATGACTCATGGCTTTCCTTAAGGCAATATTTTATGCAAACGGCTGATTGCCTGTTCAGCTGGAACGCAGCCCAAGGCGCGATGCTTCCGGCGGAAGTTGTGCAAAAGGCGCACCGATTCATCGAAGCCCACATTTCCACGGATATTTCCCTAAATGCGATTGCGGACCACGTCGGACTGAATCCGTCGTATTTCTCCAGACTGTATAAGCAAATGACCGGTATCGGGTTATCCGACTACATCATCGATTACCGGAATTTGAAAGCAAAGGAGATGCTTATGAGCAGCGCCATGAAAGTGAACGAAATCGCTGCCGCACTCGGCTACAATTCCGCACTGGCTTTCATTCGCTTCTTCAAGAAGCAGAACGACACAACGCCTCAAGAATTCAGAATGCTGCGGTTAAAAGTATAG
- a CDS encoding DUF4153 domain-containing protein, which produces MDSNNLIIENMANPHELERMFRQEPEAFKKSFAYAWEQNPESQALAVWYERLYFKETVHTEKASLLQKDFLSMGILAILAGIITRIIFHFVEQQAIAPINLVFGILPCMAIYFVYNNFPKKNVLYTLAASFIISGFYLNMLTLEHKDSILLAYLHLPIFLWVLVGLAFTGNEYGIGSARLAYLKFNGEFCILFASMAISGMLLTALTMQLFRFVGMDISQFYFKNVVLIGAAALAIVATYLVSRNLKLAKNIAPYIAKIFSPLVLLTLLVYLITVTWVGKNPFLDRDFLLSFNGILLSVLAVTIFSITESGIDEKKGISDYINFALILLALIIDSVALSAIVFRLSSYGITPNRLAVLGVNLLIWANLIWIMLSYMRFLQNKTGPLAIQNAVTKYLPIYGLWAAFVTFTFPLIFN; this is translated from the coding sequence ATGGACAGTAACAATCTGATTATTGAAAATATGGCTAACCCCCATGAGCTGGAGAGAATGTTTAGACAAGAACCTGAAGCTTTTAAAAAGTCATTCGCATACGCCTGGGAACAAAACCCTGAATCACAAGCTCTTGCCGTTTGGTATGAAAGATTGTATTTCAAGGAGACGGTACATACAGAAAAAGCTTCCTTGCTTCAGAAAGATTTTTTATCCATGGGCATTTTAGCAATTTTGGCTGGGATTATCACTAGGATCATTTTTCATTTTGTCGAACAGCAAGCTATTGCCCCTATTAACCTTGTATTTGGTATACTTCCCTGTATGGCCATCTATTTTGTTTACAATAATTTCCCGAAAAAAAATGTTCTTTACACCCTTGCAGCGTCATTCATAATCTCTGGATTTTATCTGAATATGCTGACACTAGAGCATAAAGACAGTATTCTCCTGGCTTATCTACACCTTCCCATTTTCTTATGGGTATTAGTGGGGCTTGCATTTACAGGAAATGAATATGGCATAGGAAGCGCAAGATTAGCCTATCTTAAATTTAATGGGGAATTTTGCATACTCTTCGCCAGCATGGCAATCAGCGGAATGCTGCTAACAGCATTAACTATGCAGTTATTTAGATTTGTCGGCATGGATATATCTCAATTCTATTTTAAAAATGTCGTTTTAATTGGTGCTGCCGCTCTAGCTATTGTGGCTACATACCTGGTATCAAGGAATCTTAAACTTGCTAAAAATATAGCACCCTATATAGCCAAAATTTTTAGTCCTCTTGTACTGCTCACATTGTTAGTCTATCTGATTACGGTTACTTGGGTCGGGAAAAATCCATTCTTAGATCGTGATTTCCTATTATCCTTCAACGGAATACTCCTTAGTGTATTGGCCGTCACCATATTCTCCATTACAGAAAGCGGGATAGACGAGAAAAAGGGCATTTCTGATTATATAAATTTTGCCCTAATATTACTCGCACTTATCATAGACAGTGTGGCTTTATCAGCCATCGTGTTCCGACTTTCTTCTTATGGAATTACGCCCAACAGACTTGCGGTTTTAGGTGTAAACCTATTGATCTGGGCCAATCTAATTTGGATTATGCTCTCCTATATGCGGTTTCTACAAAACAAGACCGGTCCGTTGGCCATCCAAAATGCCGTTACTAAGTATTTGCCGATCTACGGGCTTTGGGCAGCTTTCGTTACATTTACTTTTCCTTTAATTTTTAATTAG
- a CDS encoding carbohydrate ABC transporter permease — MGYKMPLGRRLFLSGNVIFLAAISFACLMPIIHILALSFSTGTAAAAGKVTLWPVDFTTAAYDNVFGKPEYLRAFRVSFERLILGTTISMFLTILTAYPLSKETRQFQLRTFYVWVFVFTILFSGGLIPWYLTVKSLGLIDTIWALVLPGALQVFNIILLLNFYRNLPKELEESARIDGAGHFATLWRIYVPLALPALATTGLFTMVWHWNSWFDGMILMNHPDKYPLQTFLQTIIIKLDFRFLKTQDAELISKLSDRTSKAAQIFVAAFPILIVYPFLQRFFIKGIVMGSVKE; from the coding sequence ATGGGTTACAAAATGCCACTCGGCAGGCGGCTTTTCTTGAGCGGTAATGTCATATTTCTGGCAGCGATCTCGTTTGCCTGTCTGATGCCCATTATCCATATTTTGGCCTTATCGTTCAGCACCGGGACGGCGGCAGCCGCTGGCAAGGTCACGCTGTGGCCTGTCGACTTTACGACGGCAGCGTATGACAACGTATTCGGCAAGCCTGAATATTTACGCGCTTTTCGGGTTTCATTCGAACGGCTCATTCTCGGAACGACTATCAGCATGTTTCTGACGATCCTCACCGCTTATCCGTTATCGAAAGAAACGAGGCAGTTTCAGTTGAGAACATTTTACGTATGGGTGTTCGTGTTCACGATTTTATTCAGTGGTGGCCTTATCCCCTGGTATTTGACGGTGAAATCGCTCGGCTTGATCGATACAATATGGGCACTCGTGCTGCCGGGCGCGCTTCAGGTGTTCAACATTATTTTGCTGCTTAACTTTTACAGGAACCTACCCAAAGAGCTGGAAGAATCAGCACGGATAGACGGTGCTGGACATTTTGCGACACTATGGAGAATCTATGTTCCCTTAGCTCTTCCTGCGCTCGCGACGACCGGTCTGTTTACAATGGTATGGCACTGGAACAGTTGGTTCGACGGCATGATTTTGATGAACCATCCCGACAAATACCCGCTGCAAACGTTCCTGCAAACCATCATTATCAAACTCGATTTCCGCTTCCTCAAGACACAAGACGCGGAGTTGATCAGCAAGTTGTCCGACCGGACTAGCAAGGCGGCGCAAATATTCGTTGCGGCTTTTCCCATATTGATCGTTTACCCGTTCCTGCAGCGTTTCTTCATTAAAGGAATTGTGATGGGGAGTGTCAAAGAATAA
- a CDS encoding helix-turn-helix domain-containing protein, producing MSIIINIDVMLAKRKMSVTELSERVGITMANISILKNGKAKAIRISTLEAICKALDCQPGDILEYKIDEESPGEV from the coding sequence ATGTCCATTATAATCAATATTGATGTAATGCTGGCGAAAAGGAAAATGAGTGTTACAGAACTTTCGGAGAGGGTTGGAATAACGATGGCTAATATTTCTATATTGAAAAATGGAAAGGCCAAAGCGATTCGAATATCCACGTTAGAGGCGATTTGTAAGGCTTTAGACTGTCAGCCTGGAGATATCTTAGAATACAAAATTGACGAAGAATCGCCAGGGGAGGTATAA
- a CDS encoding extracellular solute-binding protein gives MKMKLRGKGVLTTALITSLIAATACSSKTENSPQPSASATASATAAQTPDSKKVLEVSTIREGDPYLKFDAGESFDKNSVYEAYEKDVGVKITNQWIAADSNQYKEKLKIAIASNDIPDFMLVDATQLQQLIEADMIMDITSVYDKFATPETKKFMQADGGTQMKSATFGGKLMAIPSTSNPYYAQFLYVRTDWLKKLNLPEPKTMQDLMTIAEAFKTKDPGGTGRAYGIAFNKDMKEDGATGFIGFMNGYHAYMDSNADSNHWIDDGTGKLVKGYVQPQMKEALKALQDMFKKGLIDPEFAVKDTQKESELIFGNNIGLVYGAEWVPAHLATGAIKDGKQVQEWGVYPIPSVDNNPAKAQIGIGGDRYYVVSKKAKNPEAVMRLLNQWIVVDNNQTEDNKVYEYGKDRVEKKSNYWLLNPLRVGSLSNNNGEVLPKAIAAKDASLAKTKDQKTRYERAMKYVNGDTSMWWEYWISGPKGSYSLIPDMKKNNQFEQTKFYGAPTPTMVEKNAILEKKRDEVFFKIIMNQVSVDEFDKFVADWKKLGGDQITKEVNDWYAKNK, from the coding sequence ATGAAAATGAAATTGAGAGGGAAGGGCGTTCTCACAACTGCTTTGATTACAAGTCTTATCGCAGCAACGGCGTGCAGCAGCAAAACGGAGAATAGCCCGCAACCGTCCGCGTCCGCGACAGCATCTGCAACTGCAGCACAAACGCCGGATTCGAAAAAAGTGCTTGAAGTATCCACGATCAGAGAAGGCGATCCGTATTTGAAATTCGACGCAGGTGAAAGCTTCGACAAAAATTCCGTGTACGAAGCCTACGAGAAAGACGTCGGGGTCAAAATTACGAATCAATGGATTGCTGCAGATAGCAACCAATACAAGGAAAAGCTGAAGATTGCCATTGCTTCAAACGACATTCCTGACTTTATGCTGGTCGATGCTACCCAGCTCCAGCAGCTGATTGAAGCGGATATGATTATGGATATTACTAGCGTTTACGATAAGTTCGCTACTCCCGAAACCAAAAAATTCATGCAAGCGGACGGCGGTACCCAAATGAAATCGGCCACTTTTGGCGGAAAGCTGATGGCTATTCCGAGCACGTCCAATCCGTACTACGCCCAGTTTCTATACGTGCGTACCGACTGGCTCAAGAAGCTGAATTTGCCGGAGCCGAAAACGATGCAGGATCTGATGACCATCGCGGAGGCGTTTAAGACGAAGGATCCTGGAGGAACTGGAAGAGCTTACGGGATTGCATTCAACAAGGATATGAAAGAAGACGGAGCAACCGGCTTCATCGGTTTCATGAATGGCTACCATGCCTATATGGACTCGAATGCGGATTCCAATCATTGGATTGATGACGGTACCGGCAAACTTGTAAAGGGTTACGTACAGCCGCAAATGAAAGAAGCGCTCAAGGCGCTGCAAGACATGTTCAAAAAAGGTCTGATCGATCCGGAATTTGCCGTGAAGGACACGCAAAAGGAATCGGAACTCATTTTCGGTAACAACATTGGTCTTGTATATGGCGCCGAATGGGTGCCGGCGCACCTTGCGACCGGCGCGATCAAAGACGGCAAACAAGTGCAGGAATGGGGCGTATATCCGATTCCATCCGTGGATAACAATCCGGCCAAAGCACAAATCGGGATAGGCGGCGACAGATATTACGTCGTGTCAAAGAAAGCGAAAAATCCGGAAGCCGTCATGAGGCTGCTCAATCAATGGATTGTCGTGGATAACAATCAGACGGAAGATAACAAAGTTTATGAGTATGGTAAAGACCGTGTGGAAAAGAAAAGCAACTACTGGTTGCTTAATCCGCTCAGGGTTGGCAGCTTATCGAACAATAACGGCGAAGTGCTGCCGAAGGCGATTGCAGCCAAAGACGCGAGTCTGGCGAAGACGAAAGATCAGAAGACCCGATACGAGCGGGCTATGAAATATGTAAATGGCGATACGAGCATGTGGTGGGAATATTGGATTTCAGGTCCGAAGGGCTCCTACTCCCTTATTCCGGATATGAAAAAGAACAATCAGTTCGAACAAACGAAGTTTTACGGCGCTCCGACACCAACGATGGTGGAGAAGAATGCGATCCTAGAGAAGAAACGTGACGAAGTATTTTTCAAAATTATTATGAATCAGGTATCGGTTGATGAGTTCGATAAATTTGTCGCCGATTGGAAGAAGCTTGGCGGAGACCAAATCACCAAAGAAGTGAACGACTGGTACGCGAAGAACAAATAG
- a CDS encoding N-acetylmannosamine-6-phosphate 2-epimerase, whose translation MRKLIAERGIVVSCQAYMGEPLYGPHYMAEMAKGAELGGAIGIRANGVADIFVMKQSIQVPIIGLYKRNMEGSDVYITPTLEDALAVYAAGADIVAIDGTNRNRPDGRTLAQTVQELKRINIPIMADISNEEEGLFAAELGVDYISTTLSGYTPYSSQSSNPDINLVARLVKGVRVPVVAEGKYFTTQEVNRALEAGAQFVVIGSAITRPQIITERFVQAISSQIKSDNERL comes from the coding sequence ATGAGAAAATTAATTGCTGAAAGAGGGATCGTTGTCTCATGTCAGGCCTACATGGGTGAGCCCTTGTATGGTCCGCACTATATGGCGGAAATGGCCAAAGGGGCAGAATTAGGAGGAGCCATCGGGATTCGCGCAAATGGGGTTGCCGATATATTTGTCATGAAACAGTCTATTCAAGTGCCGATTATCGGGCTGTATAAAAGGAATATGGAAGGCAGCGACGTGTATATTACGCCGACCCTTGAGGACGCTCTAGCTGTATATGCGGCTGGGGCTGATATCGTTGCCATTGACGGTACGAATCGGAATCGCCCTGATGGAAGAACGTTAGCGCAAACGGTTCAGGAGCTCAAACGGATCAACATCCCGATTATGGCCGATATTTCGAATGAAGAGGAAGGTTTATTCGCAGCTGAATTAGGGGTGGATTATATTTCGACAACACTTTCGGGCTATACGCCATACAGCTCGCAATCCAGCAACCCCGATATCAATTTGGTCGCTCGATTAGTAAAGGGCGTTCGTGTTCCTGTTGTTGCAGAAGGAAAGTATTTTACAACACAGGAAGTCAATCGCGCTTTGGAGGCGGGAGCACAATTCGTAGTTATCGGAAGTGCGATAACGCGTCCCCAGATTATTACCGAGAGATTCGTTCAAGCGATTTCCAGCCAAATAAAATCGGACAACGAAAGGTTGTAA
- a CDS encoding GNAT family N-acetyltransferase, with product MKQVNENIILDVQLASLDESHLVLELWKGSARWLQSKGINQWNPENFNIEQIHECFRKGNEIYLARLREEVVGTLFICWSDPLIWAELDNNESGYIHRFAVSRSHLGNGIGQLLLKWAENYIKNKGKNRIRLDCMAENDRLNQYYLESGFQHIRLLEWDNGWKFNLYEKS from the coding sequence ATGAAGCAAGTTAATGAAAATATAATACTCGATGTACAACTTGCATCTCTGGATGAAAGCCATCTTGTACTTGAGCTTTGGAAAGGGTCTGCAAGGTGGCTTCAATCTAAAGGGATAAATCAATGGAATCCAGAAAATTTTAATATTGAACAAATTCATGAATGTTTTAGAAAAGGTAATGAGATCTATTTGGCTAGGTTGAGAGAAGAAGTTGTGGGAACACTTTTCATTTGTTGGTCGGACCCTTTAATTTGGGCAGAACTTGATAATAATGAATCAGGATATATTCATAGATTTGCTGTAAGTAGAAGTCATTTAGGGAATGGCATAGGTCAATTATTATTGAAATGGGCTGAAAACTATATAAAAAATAAAGGGAAGAACCGAATAAGGCTTGATTGTATGGCTGAAAATGATAGATTAAATCAATATTATTTGGAAAGCGGATTCCAACATATAAGACTATTAGAATGGGATAATGGTTGGAAATTCAATTTATATGAGAAGAGTTAG
- a CDS encoding ABC transporter permease, with protein sequence MKSISRMWKREWPLHLMLIPGLIFVIVFSYIPMAGIIMAFQKYIPTKGLFGSPFVGLKNFNYMFVYPDIGRIFFNTIYISVMKIVAGLFVPITIAILLNEMSRQWIKRTFQTLVYLPHFMSWVLLSGILIDVLSPTTGVFNQALGLLGIDPIYFLGNNRWFPYVMVVSDVWKEFGYGTIVYLAALTSINPSLYEAAEIDGAGRWKQTLNITIPGMMPIIVLMFTLNIGNVLNAGFDQIFNLYSPQVYESADIIDTFVYRMGVEQSQFGFATAVGLLKSIVSFIFISVSYFLAYRFANYRIF encoded by the coding sequence ATGAAATCGATCTCGCGCATGTGGAAACGTGAATGGCCGCTGCATTTGATGCTGATCCCGGGACTGATTTTTGTCATCGTTTTCAGTTACATCCCAATGGCGGGCATTATCATGGCGTTCCAAAAATATATTCCGACCAAAGGTCTGTTCGGTTCTCCGTTCGTCGGGTTGAAAAACTTCAATTATATGTTCGTCTATCCCGACATCGGCCGAATTTTTTTCAATACTATCTATATTTCTGTCATGAAAATCGTTGCAGGTTTATTCGTACCGATTACGATTGCTATCCTGCTCAACGAGATGAGCAGGCAATGGATCAAACGAACGTTCCAAACGCTCGTTTACTTGCCGCATTTCATGTCTTGGGTACTGCTGAGCGGCATATTAATCGATGTACTTTCTCCGACAACCGGGGTTTTCAATCAAGCGCTTGGTTTGCTTGGGATCGACCCGATTTATTTTCTGGGAAATAATCGTTGGTTCCCTTATGTCATGGTCGTTTCGGACGTTTGGAAAGAATTCGGGTATGGTACGATTGTTTACTTGGCGGCATTAACAAGTATTAATCCGTCGCTGTATGAAGCTGCGGAGATCGATGGCGCTGGACGCTGGAAACAGACGCTGAACATTACGATTCCGGGCATGATGCCGATTATCGTGCTGATGTTTACGCTCAACATCGGCAACGTCCTCAATGCCGGCTTCGATCAAATATTCAACTTGTACAGTCCGCAAGTTTACGAAAGCGCCGACATTATCGATACCTTCGTGTATCGGATGGGTGTCGAGCAGTCCCAGTTCGGATTCGCCACAGCGGTCGGACTGTTGAAATCGATCGTTTCGTTTATTTTTATCTCGGTTTCATATTTCCTCGCATACCGTTTCGCGAATTATCGCATTTTTTGA